The region TGCTTCGTGCACCACTCGGCCATCCAGGGCGGCGGCTTCCGCAGCCTGGCCGAGGGCGAGCGCGTGGAGTTCGACGTCGTGCAGGGCCAGAAGGGCCCCGC is a window of Longimicrobiaceae bacterium DNA encoding:
- a CDS encoding cold-shock protein; protein product: MRTTGTVKWFNDTKGFGFITPASGEKDCFVHHSAIQGGGFRSLAEGERVEFDVVQGQKGPA